In a single window of the Raphanus sativus cultivar WK10039 unplaced genomic scaffold, ASM80110v3 Scaffold2311, whole genome shotgun sequence genome:
- the LOC108837265 gene encoding MATH domain and coiled-coil domain-containing protein At2g42460-like, translated as MGNQMQKSISDKSDQLQTSYTFEIDNFSDNIYPIKSPKFLSGGCEWYLLVHPKETILFDDHLSVYLCVYNPKSLRTGWERKANFRFTLLNQSGKVLHRATERSCLFCAQLSPWGHKTLPLSKLKEEGFLENSKLIIKVDVEVVDIVHEAELTGQETLVLKGFEVLYSQYDSVHKIFKEHPNIAIDFKPKDKGVKAAYMNLLLSLIETLRKPPQSFSNTELSNAESQLNELAEAGFKLDWLKSKLEEVSLERNNADADGSRVQEVEQRIKNLELTLLDLKVELKREKSKSAAAAVAKLVSFDDIVLRRK; from the exons ATGGGGAATCAAATGCAGAAGAGTATCTCAG ATAAGAGTGATCAGTTGCAAACGAGTTACACGTTCGAGATAGATAACTTCTCCGACAATATATATCCGATAAAGTCTCCAAAGTTTTTAAGCGGCGGGTGTGAATG GTATCTTCTAGTTCATCCCAAGGAAACCATATTATTTGATGATCACTTGAGTGTGTACCTATGCGTTTATAATCCTAAATCATTGCGAACTGGATGGGAAAGGAAAGCTAACTTTCGATTCACTCTTTTGAACCAATCCGGAAAGGTTCTCCACCGCGCAACTG AAAGATCATGTTTATTCTGCGCTCAGCTCTCACCCTGGGGTCATAAGACATTGCCACTTAGCAAGCTTAAAGAAGAAGGATTTCTGGAAAATAGCAAACTGATCATTAAAGTGGATGTAGAAGTAGTTGACATTGTTCATGAAGCAGAGTTAACCGGGCAAGAGACGTTAGTTCTCAAGGGTTTTGAGGTTCTTTATAGTCAG TATGATTCggtgcacaaaattttcaaggaACACCCAAACATTGCTATTGATTTCAAACCAAAGGACAAAGGTGTGAAGGCAGCATACATGAATCTTCTTCTCAGCCTCATCGAGACACTGCGCAAGCCTCCACAGAGCTTTTCTAATACTGAGCTAAGCAACGCTGAGAGCCAGTTGAATGAGCTAGCAGAAGCGGGATTCAAGCTGGATTGGTTAAAGTCAAAGCTTGAGGAGGTGTCCTTGGAGAGAAACAATGCAGATGCGGATGGATCTCGGGTCCAAGAAGTTGAGCAACGCATCAAGAACCTGGAGCTGACTTTGTTGGATCTCAAAGTTGAACTGAAAAGGGAAAAGTCTAaatctgctgctgctgctgttgctaAGCTTGTGTCTTTTGACGACATTGTTTTACGTCGAAAATAA